One Rhizobiales bacterium GAS188 DNA window includes the following coding sequences:
- a CDS encoding Glycosyltransferase involved in cell wall bisynthesis, whose product MAIGDRDGFGAAHQGCCLMRVLVATDAWHPQVNGVVRSLENLATEAPSLGAHITFLTPEAFRTVPLPFYREIRLALASPRAVKRAIRAARPDCVHIATEGPIGLITRHVCRREGYPFTTSYHTRFPEYLAARLPVPLDWSYAALRRFHNSGAGIMVGSPTLENDLRLRGFRNLMPWSRGVDADVFRPRSQRPIAFQKPVFLYVGRLAVEKNLAAFLGLDLPGSKVVVGDGPLRASLKAEFPGAHFLGTRTGEALAEAYASADVFVFPSLTDSFGIVLLEALACGLPVAAFPVMGPLDVIGGSGCGLLDTDLRRAALEALDIPGEKCRAHALTFTWRESARQFFDNIAVAHDRPNAAPHRSQETMAAPA is encoded by the coding sequence ATGGCCATCGGCGATCGAGACGGTTTCGGCGCCGCTCACCAAGGCTGCTGCCTGATGCGCGTGCTGGTCGCGACCGATGCCTGGCACCCGCAGGTCAACGGCGTGGTTCGTTCGCTGGAGAATCTCGCAACCGAGGCACCCTCACTCGGCGCTCACATCACCTTCCTGACCCCGGAGGCCTTCCGCACCGTGCCGCTGCCCTTCTATCGCGAAATACGGTTGGCTTTGGCGTCGCCCCGCGCCGTCAAACGGGCTATCCGCGCCGCGCGACCTGATTGCGTGCACATCGCGACCGAAGGCCCAATCGGCTTGATCACGCGGCATGTGTGCCGGAGGGAGGGGTATCCCTTCACGACGAGCTACCACACCCGCTTTCCCGAATATCTGGCGGCTCGGCTGCCGGTGCCGCTCGATTGGAGCTATGCGGCGCTGCGCCGTTTTCACAATAGCGGCGCGGGTATCATGGTCGGCTCGCCGACACTCGAGAACGATCTGCGGCTCCGAGGATTTCGCAATCTCATGCCCTGGTCGCGCGGCGTCGACGCCGATGTTTTCCGTCCCCGCTCTCAGCGACCTATCGCCTTCCAGAAACCGGTCTTTCTCTATGTCGGCCGGCTCGCCGTCGAAAAGAATCTTGCGGCATTCCTGGGATTGGACCTGCCCGGCTCGAAAGTGGTGGTCGGCGACGGGCCGTTACGCGCCAGCCTGAAAGCCGAATTCCCCGGCGCGCATTTTCTCGGCACGCGGACAGGCGAGGCGCTCGCCGAAGCCTATGCCTCGGCGGACGTCTTCGTCTTTCCGAGCCTAACCGACAGCTTCGGGATCGTCCTGCTGGAAGCTTTGGCGTGCGGCCTGCCGGTCGCGGCCTTCCCGGTCATGGGGCCGCTCGACGTGATCGGCGGATCGGGATGCGGCCTCCTCGACACGGATCTGCGTCGCGCCGCTCTCGAGGCGTTGGATATCCCCGGCGAGAAATGCCGCGCCCATGCCTTGACTTTCACCTGGCGGGAAAGCGCGCGCCAGTTCTTCGACAATATCGCCGTTGCGCATGACCGGCCAAACGCGGCACCACATCGGTCCCAGGAGACGATGGCGGCCCCGGCCTGA
- a CDS encoding UDP-2,3-diacylglucosamine pyrophosphatase LpxH codes for MRALFSRLKLDAAILERCAATGMIVLSGYLFGLMVAGHQPRNAVTVFLIFMASLCWQRTALRRQVGRHATKALAGFVELTAMAVSRDMAASHDISGECCSARGSAPGAISHRHSVVPRSQRNDTVKIRTLFISDVHLGTKRCRADLLIDFLDRCDVDTLFLVGDIVDGWRLKSSWYWPQMHNDVVQKLLHMAREGTRLVCVAGNHDEFLRDYVGSTFGGIDIVEHAIHHGADGRDYLVIHGDQFDLVVRHARWLALLGDWAYRFALNCNAYLNGVRRRLGLTYWSLSAWAKLNVKNAVNYIGRFEELLSAEARHRNVQGVICGHIHHAIMHDDFGVRYINTGDWVESCSAVAEHHDGHFEIIHWLEPKSWPSAIETVSAPLTKAAA; via the coding sequence ATGCGAGCCCTATTTTCCCGCCTGAAGCTTGACGCCGCGATCCTCGAACGCTGCGCAGCCACCGGCATGATTGTTCTGTCCGGCTACCTGTTCGGCCTCATGGTCGCTGGCCACCAACCTCGCAACGCCGTGACGGTCTTCCTGATTTTCATGGCGAGCCTCTGCTGGCAGCGCACAGCTCTCAGGCGGCAGGTGGGCCGGCACGCGACGAAGGCGCTCGCCGGCTTCGTGGAATTGACGGCGATGGCAGTCTCCCGCGACATGGCAGCCTCTCACGACATTTCCGGCGAATGCTGTTCGGCGAGGGGTTCGGCTCCAGGTGCCATCAGCCACCGCCATTCGGTCGTGCCCCGCTCCCAGCGCAACGACACCGTCAAGATCCGCACCCTTTTCATTTCCGACGTGCATCTTGGAACCAAAAGATGCCGGGCCGATCTTCTGATCGATTTTCTTGACAGATGCGATGTCGACACGCTGTTTCTCGTGGGCGACATCGTCGATGGCTGGCGCCTCAAATCCAGCTGGTATTGGCCGCAGATGCACAATGACGTCGTGCAGAAGCTGTTGCATATGGCGCGCGAAGGAACACGCCTCGTCTGCGTGGCCGGCAATCATGACGAATTCCTGCGCGATTATGTCGGCTCGACCTTCGGCGGCATCGACATCGTCGAGCATGCGATTCACCACGGCGCCGACGGCCGCGACTATCTCGTCATCCATGGCGATCAGTTCGATCTTGTCGTGCGCCACGCACGCTGGCTCGCCCTTCTGGGCGATTGGGCCTATCGCTTCGCGCTGAACTGCAATGCCTATCTCAATGGCGTCCGCCGGCGGCTCGGCCTCACCTATTGGTCATTGTCGGCCTGGGCGAAATTGAACGTCAAGAACGCCGTCAACTATATCGGCCGTTTCGAGGAGCTGCTGTCGGCCGAGGCCCGGCATCGCAATGTCCAAGGCGTGATTTGCGGCCATATCCATCACGCGATCATGCATGACGATTTCGGCGTGCGCTATATCAACACTGGAGATTGGGTCGAGTCCTGCTCGGCCGTCGCCGAGCACCATGACGGCCATTTCGAGATCATCCACTGGCTCGAGCCGAAGTCATGGCCATCGGCGATCGAGACGGTTTCGGCGCCGCTCACCAAGGCTGCTGCCTGA
- a CDS encoding alkaline phosphatase → MDTSGIVTTLMSFGLAGILCLSVVEKFIPLFPSYVLLMLLGMTVPDGASLAMMIMATSIGSVVGAVGWYGLGRALGSRRVEAVVARFGKYVLLGPSLYGKLTNAYRRNHFWVTLIGQIMPTARVYLALPAGVLGLEPRAFLVATSVGTLIWNIPFLSLGYVLRDSGRDPVSFGASVAVILVATELAILLGARFVQRRMVGAPAVALPDRHAGS, encoded by the coding sequence ATGGACACGTCCGGCATCGTCACGACGCTGATGAGCTTCGGCCTCGCGGGGATCTTATGCCTCTCCGTCGTCGAGAAGTTCATTCCGCTCTTCCCCTCCTACGTCCTCTTGATGTTGCTCGGGATGACCGTTCCCGATGGCGCGAGCCTCGCCATGATGATCATGGCGACCAGCATCGGATCCGTCGTCGGTGCTGTCGGATGGTACGGGCTTGGTCGAGCTCTCGGCTCGCGGCGCGTCGAGGCGGTGGTCGCCCGCTTCGGGAAATATGTGCTCCTCGGACCATCGCTCTACGGAAAACTGACGAATGCCTATCGCCGCAACCATTTCTGGGTGACGCTGATCGGCCAGATCATGCCGACCGCGCGCGTCTATCTCGCCCTGCCGGCGGGCGTGCTCGGGCTCGAGCCGCGCGCCTTTCTGGTAGCGACGTCGGTTGGCACGCTGATCTGGAACATACCTTTCCTGAGCCTCGGCTATGTGCTGCGCGACAGCGGGCGCGACCCCGTCAGCTTCGGCGCGTCGGTGGCCGTGATCCTCGTCGCAACCGAGCTCGCGATCCTCCTAGGCGCGCGTTTCGTCCAGAGGCGGATGGTCGGCGCTCCTGCCGTTGCCTTGCCTGACCGCCATGCAGGTTCGTGA
- a CDS encoding Phospholipid N-methyltransferase, with the protein MPASDILPFFRAWVRDPLRVAAVAPSGATVAALMTKEITAETGPVMELGPGTGPFTYALLDRGVREHDLTLVEYGSDFARLLQQRFPQARVLWMDAAQLADHKLFENAPLGAVISGLGILTMPPQKVIAILSGAFGYLRAGGAFYQITYGPRCPVAKTILDRLGLKATRIGQTFRNVPPASVYRITRSEPIRLA; encoded by the coding sequence ATGCCGGCTTCCGACATCCTGCCCTTCTTCCGCGCCTGGGTCCGCGATCCGCTGCGAGTAGCCGCAGTGGCGCCGTCCGGCGCCACCGTCGCGGCCCTGATGACGAAGGAGATCACGGCCGAGACCGGACCCGTCATGGAGCTCGGGCCGGGCACCGGCCCCTTCACCTATGCGCTGTTGGATCGCGGCGTGCGGGAACACGATCTTACGCTCGTCGAATACGGTTCGGATTTCGCACGCCTGCTGCAGCAGCGTTTTCCGCAAGCACGCGTGCTCTGGATGGATGCGGCACAACTCGCTGACCACAAGCTGTTCGAGAATGCACCGCTCGGCGCCGTCATCAGCGGATTGGGGATCCTCACCATGCCGCCGCAGAAAGTGATCGCCATCCTCAGCGGGGCGTTCGGCTATCTGCGCGCGGGCGGTGCTTTCTATCAGATCACCTACGGCCCGCGCTGCCCCGTGGCGAAGACGATTCTCGATCGCCTCGGCCTCAAGGCGACGCGCATCGGCCAGACATTCCGCAACGTGCCCCCCGCCTCCGTCTACCGGATCACCCGGTCCGAGCCGATCCGGCTCGCCTGA
- a CDS encoding two component transcriptional regulator, winged helix family — protein sequence MRVLLVEDQLEMVSALRAALTRHDMVVDHAPNLFEAEAIAAEGTHDAVLLDRQLPDGDGLSLIPKLRARGNVVPVLVLTARGELVDRVAGLDGGADDYLAKPFALEELLARLRALLRRPAHVQSDIVRIGRVAFDFTHREASVAGRPLEIPRRELLVLEALARRMGRMVQRSSLMEAVFGLDDEIQSNALDTHVSRLRRKLADADAGVTINGVRGVGYLLRETP from the coding sequence ATGCGTGTCCTGTTGGTGGAAGACCAGCTCGAGATGGTTTCTGCGCTGCGTGCCGCCCTGACGCGCCACGACATGGTGGTCGATCACGCGCCGAACCTGTTCGAGGCGGAAGCGATCGCGGCGGAGGGCACCCATGACGCGGTGCTGCTCGACCGTCAGTTGCCGGATGGTGATGGCCTCTCCCTGATTCCCAAATTGCGCGCCCGCGGCAATGTCGTGCCGGTGCTGGTGCTCACCGCCCGCGGCGAGCTCGTCGACCGGGTCGCCGGCCTCGACGGTGGCGCCGACGATTATCTCGCGAAGCCCTTTGCCTTGGAGGAGCTGCTGGCACGGTTGCGAGCCCTGTTGCGCCGGCCCGCGCATGTGCAATCCGACATCGTGCGGATCGGCCGCGTCGCGTTCGACTTCACGCATCGCGAGGCGAGTGTTGCCGGAAGGCCCTTGGAGATACCGCGACGCGAGCTTCTCGTGCTGGAGGCCTTGGCGCGGCGGATGGGGCGCATGGTGCAGCGCTCCTCCCTCATGGAGGCGGTCTTCGGCCTCGATGACGAGATTCAGTCCAATGCGCTCGACACGCATGTCTCGCGCCTGCGCCGCAAGCTCGCGGATGCCGATGCCGGCGTGACCATCAACGGGGTTCGCGGCGTCGGATATCTCTTGCGAGAGACGCCGTGA
- a CDS encoding Signal transduction histidine kinase: MRAPRPRSLKWRLVRRLVVLQAGMLTLLILILIGVGAALWRSGVIANDYEGSTLDVLRDAIERDAGGGLALRPTPELAHLRTEVADLWFVIRDEEGRHVSEGAVPSEFAGIASSLDHISDARLGWKIGEASPPAGLVKWVDTAAGKVQVLTGTGGKMSLRKVITAAPLVFLNIILPIVVLMALATLVATPFVVRRAMAGLGQAAAQAEGIDIDRRGVQLSVDEVPIEIIPLVKAVNDALGRLDKGYERHRRFLADAAHELRTPIAILNTRLSSLPAGPDKTRLLEDATRLSVLTGQLLDLQRLDQQSGQLCPVDLVAIARRVVLDLAPLAFAAGYEMSFEPQDKEIVVKGDQTSLERALTNLVQNAIDHGGRRGTILVRVARAGCVEVCDEGSGIPVEEREQVFEPFYRLRQDGRGAGLGLNLVQKIMHLHGGRVEAVDGPSAGACLRMIFPKVERTVEETRAHAT, encoded by the coding sequence GTGAGGGCGCCGCGCCCGCGCTCCCTCAAATGGCGCCTCGTCCGGCGCCTTGTGGTGCTGCAGGCCGGCATGCTGACCTTGCTCATCCTCATTCTGATCGGGGTGGGGGCGGCGCTGTGGCGTAGCGGCGTCATCGCCAATGATTATGAAGGCAGCACTCTCGACGTCCTCCGAGATGCGATCGAACGCGACGCCGGGGGCGGGCTGGCTCTACGCCCGACACCGGAGCTCGCGCATCTGCGCACGGAAGTCGCCGATCTCTGGTTCGTCATCCGCGACGAGGAGGGGCGGCACGTGTCGGAGGGGGCCGTGCCGTCGGAATTCGCGGGTATCGCCAGCTCGCTCGACCATATCAGCGATGCCCGGCTCGGCTGGAAGATCGGCGAAGCTTCACCTCCCGCCGGGCTCGTCAAATGGGTCGATACCGCCGCCGGAAAGGTCCAGGTCCTGACTGGGACGGGCGGCAAGATGTCGTTGCGCAAGGTCATCACGGCGGCGCCGCTTGTGTTCTTGAACATCATTCTGCCCATCGTGGTTCTGATGGCGCTCGCAACTCTCGTCGCGACGCCCTTCGTGGTCCGCCGCGCCATGGCGGGGTTGGGCCAAGCCGCGGCGCAGGCCGAAGGGATCGATATCGACCGGCGCGGCGTGCAATTATCGGTGGACGAAGTGCCGATCGAGATCATTCCCCTGGTCAAGGCGGTCAATGACGCGCTCGGCCGCCTCGACAAGGGCTATGAACGTCACAGGCGTTTCCTAGCGGACGCAGCCCATGAGCTTCGCACCCCGATCGCGATCCTGAATACAAGGCTTTCCTCGCTGCCGGCAGGGCCGGACAAGACGCGCCTGCTCGAGGACGCGACCCGCCTCTCCGTGCTGACCGGGCAGCTTCTCGATCTGCAACGTCTCGATCAGCAATCCGGTCAACTCTGTCCGGTCGATCTCGTCGCCATCGCCAGGCGTGTCGTTCTCGACCTCGCGCCGCTCGCCTTCGCCGCAGGTTACGAGATGTCCTTCGAACCGCAGGACAAAGAGATCGTGGTCAAGGGAGACCAGACCTCTCTCGAGCGGGCATTGACCAATCTCGTGCAGAACGCCATCGATCATGGCGGCCGGCGCGGCACGATCCTGGTGCGCGTGGCGCGCGCGGGCTGCGTCGAGGTCTGCGACGAGGGAAGCGGCATCCCGGTCGAAGAGCGCGAACAGGTCTTCGAGCCCTTCTACCGGCTGCGTCAGGACGGACGAGGCGCGGGCTTGGGTCTCAATCTCGTGCAGAAGATCATGCACCTGCACGGGGGCCGCGTCGAAGCGGTCGACGGCCCATCCGCGGGGGCCTGCCTGAGAATGATATTCCCGAAGGTCGAACGCACCGTCGAGGAGACGCGAGCACACGCCACTTAG
- a CDS encoding peptide/nickel transport system substrate-binding protein, protein MKHLHALLCAAVLAASALLGTNGPVAAQGIPSNIPRNETLILENPEGTIKNAGWFNIWAINAGGQSTGLQQLALDTLWYIDPEHGVDGVWMNSLASDKPAYNADFTQMMVKLRHGMYWSDGVEFTAADVVYTVATQIKFPAMRWGAVFALNVDKVEAPDPYTVVFSLKKPNSRFHAQFTVRWNAAWIMPKHVFEKVDDPLKFDFNKPVSLSAYVLHSYDPDGKWFIWQLRDDWQRTPLGMLGKPGPKYVAYVDPGPPDKRVIAQLNHELDVIHDTAPEGMFALAKQSKTSKSWFKGFPFAHPDPTLPAVIFNDQNELFKNRDVRWALALLIDIKAVSMASYRGAATISAIGLPPTGTYPENFHIPLQEWLKSFEIDTGKRKIKPYDPSVGQQIADMLRPSMGDQISKDPAEIAKAFGLGWWKPDPQAAQELLEKAGFKKQGGSWMTPDGRPFTVRVMVEGETRPVMTRAGSMIVQQWRQAGIDAKIDVAQGTLVTRRAAGDYDSFIGWSVETWGGDPDLSYFLDSWHSQFVAAPGQPQPPRNWQRWSNPELDKIIEKIRTIAFEDPQGIELGRDYVKLVAREMPTIPLMAYNVFTVMDETYWTGYPTSDDPYTDPVPNWGNSRLMMVRLKPRATQ, encoded by the coding sequence ATGAAGCATCTTCATGCGTTGTTGTGTGCCGCCGTCCTCGCGGCATCAGCTCTCCTGGGGACGAATGGCCCGGTCGCGGCTCAGGGCATTCCGAGCAACATCCCGCGCAACGAGACGCTGATCCTCGAAAATCCGGAAGGCACGATCAAGAATGCCGGCTGGTTCAACATCTGGGCCATCAATGCCGGCGGCCAGTCGACTGGTTTGCAGCAACTTGCTCTGGATACGCTGTGGTACATCGACCCGGAGCATGGCGTCGACGGTGTCTGGATGAATTCTCTCGCTTCCGACAAGCCCGCCTACAACGCCGATTTCACGCAGATGATGGTCAAGCTACGCCACGGCATGTATTGGAGCGACGGCGTCGAGTTCACGGCAGCCGACGTCGTCTACACGGTTGCGACGCAGATCAAATTTCCCGCCATGCGCTGGGGGGCAGTGTTCGCGCTCAATGTCGACAAGGTCGAGGCGCCCGATCCCTATACAGTCGTCTTTAGCCTCAAGAAGCCGAATTCACGTTTCCATGCCCAATTCACGGTCCGCTGGAACGCGGCCTGGATCATGCCGAAGCATGTTTTCGAGAAGGTCGACGATCCGCTGAAATTCGATTTCAACAAGCCGGTGTCGCTCAGCGCCTATGTGCTGCACAGCTATGACCCGGACGGCAAATGGTTCATTTGGCAGTTGCGCGATGACTGGCAGCGCACTCCGCTTGGCATGCTGGGGAAGCCAGGTCCGAAATATGTCGCCTATGTCGATCCGGGCCCACCCGACAAGCGCGTCATCGCGCAACTCAACCATGAGCTCGACGTGATCCATGACACGGCACCGGAAGGCATGTTCGCCCTCGCCAAGCAATCGAAGACGTCAAAATCCTGGTTCAAGGGTTTTCCGTTTGCCCATCCCGACCCGACATTGCCGGCGGTGATCTTCAACGACCAGAACGAGCTGTTCAAGAACCGCGACGTGCGCTGGGCGCTTGCCCTCCTCATCGACATCAAGGCGGTGTCGATGGCCTCCTATCGCGGCGCGGCGACGATCTCGGCGATCGGGCTGCCGCCGACCGGCACCTATCCTGAGAACTTTCACATCCCGCTACAGGAATGGCTGAAATCCTTCGAGATCGACACCGGTAAGCGCAAGATCAAGCCTTATGACCCGAGCGTCGGCCAACAGATCGCCGACATGCTGCGCCCATCGATGGGCGACCAGATCTCCAAGGATCCGGCGGAGATCGCCAAGGCCTTCGGTCTCGGCTGGTGGAAACCCGATCCGCAGGCGGCGCAGGAGCTCCTGGAGAAGGCCGGCTTCAAGAAGCAGGGCGGTTCCTGGATGACGCCTGACGGCAGACCCTTCACGGTGCGCGTGATGGTCGAGGGCGAGACGCGTCCGGTGATGACGCGGGCTGGCTCGATGATCGTGCAGCAATGGCGCCAGGCCGGCATCGATGCCAAGATCGACGTCGCGCAAGGCACTTTGGTGACGCGCCGCGCCGCCGGCGATTACGACAGCTTCATCGGCTGGAGCGTCGAGACCTGGGGCGGCGACCCCGACCTCTCCTACTTCCTCGACAGCTGGCACTCTCAATTCGTCGCGGCGCCGGGCCAGCCGCAGCCGCCACGCAATTGGCAGCGCTGGTCCAATCCCGAGCTCGACAAGATCATCGAGAAGATCCGCACGATCGCCTTCGAGGACCCGCAAGGCATCGAGCTCGGCCGTGATTATGTGAAGCTCGTGGCGCGCGAGATGCCGACCATTCCGCTGATGGCCTATAATGTCTTCACCGTCATGGACGAGACCTATTGGACCGGCTACCCGACCTCCGATGATCCCTATACGGATCCGGTGCCGAACTGGGGCAATTCCCGGCTGATGATGGTGAGGCTGAAGCCGCGCGCCACGCAATGA
- a CDS encoding peptide/nickel transport system permease protein yields the protein MRAFFTYFAKRLGQFFLVVLIGINLAYAITHATPIDPVEQSVAAVTSYGNAAPEAINQMRQSLRELYGLQGSPWQQYATFWRRILSADFGPSLSAFPTPVSTLIARALPWTLGLLVTSTLIAWTLGNYLGGLAGYYRESRILKALGIVAMTLHPVPYYIVALILLIVFGYVWPVLPIAGGSTMNMERGFNASYIFSVAAHSVLPVASLVLVGIGSWFLGMRSLASNIVTEDYVAYAELAAVDRSRILRSYVMRNAFVPQFTGLAMSLGGIFNGAVITEKVFGYPGIGTLLIDAVYAGDYSLVLGVTTISIVAVSVGVLIIDLLYPLLDPRMEVG from the coding sequence ATGCGTGCCTTTTTCACCTACTTCGCCAAGCGCCTCGGCCAATTCTTTCTGGTCGTCCTGATCGGCATCAATCTCGCTTATGCGATCACGCATGCGACGCCGATCGATCCGGTCGAGCAATCGGTCGCGGCCGTCACCTCCTACGGCAACGCGGCGCCCGAAGCGATCAACCAGATGCGCCAGTCGTTGCGCGAGCTCTACGGCCTCCAGGGCTCGCCCTGGCAGCAATATGCGACATTCTGGCGTCGTATCCTGAGTGCGGATTTCGGGCCTTCGCTCTCCGCCTTCCCGACGCCGGTCTCGACATTGATCGCGCGGGCGCTGCCCTGGACACTCGGCCTGCTCGTGACGTCGACGCTCATCGCTTGGACGCTCGGCAATTATCTCGGTGGCCTCGCTGGCTATTATCGCGAGAGCCGTATCCTCAAGGCCCTGGGCATCGTCGCCATGACGCTGCACCCGGTGCCCTACTACATCGTGGCGCTGATCCTGCTCATCGTCTTCGGATATGTTTGGCCGGTCCTGCCGATCGCAGGAGGGTCGACGATGAACATGGAGCGCGGCTTCAACGCATCCTACATTTTCAGCGTCGCCGCGCATTCGGTGCTGCCCGTTGCATCGCTGGTGCTGGTCGGCATCGGCAGCTGGTTCCTCGGCATGCGCTCGCTCGCCTCCAACATCGTCACCGAGGACTATGTCGCCTACGCGGAGCTCGCGGCCGTCGATCGCTCACGCATCCTCAGATCCTATGTGATGCGCAACGCGTTCGTGCCGCAATTCACGGGCCTCGCAATGTCGCTCGGCGGCATTTTCAACGGCGCGGTCATTACCGAGAAAGTCTTCGGATATCCCGGCATCGGCACGCTCCTGATCGACGCGGTCTATGCCGGCGACTACAGCCTGGTGCTCGGCGTGACCACGATCTCGATTGTCGCGGTCTCGGTCGGCGTGCTGATCATCGATCTCCTTTATCCGCTCCTCGATCCCCGGATGGAGGTCGGCTGA
- a CDS encoding peptide/nickel transport system permease protein encodes MLVVLRDLLRHNLEFRIGLFLVGIVLGLALVSFASPYPELDVYVVPPDVPPSWAFWFGTTSRGQDVFWQVCVAIRNTLAFGLTVALLSRVISLAIGLLAGYKGGFIDRALMSINDTFIVIPLFPILVLFYFVLRDSMSWFRLALIMSLLGWSYDARLIRSVAMSLKTREFTLTSVFSGMTTREILMREHLPFVLPIVFSTTLNNMNWSIGLEVTLSVLGFTDINTPTIGGMIYWANQHTAMVAGVWWWIAFPVAVVVMAFIGLFLLSVSMNEFIDPRSRLARMGKAIA; translated from the coding sequence ATGCTCGTCGTGCTGCGCGATCTTCTACGTCACAACCTCGAGTTCCGTATCGGGCTGTTCTTGGTCGGTATCGTGCTGGGGCTGGCGCTGGTGTCTTTCGCCTCGCCCTATCCCGAGCTCGACGTCTACGTGGTGCCGCCCGATGTGCCACCCTCCTGGGCCTTTTGGTTCGGGACCACCTCGCGCGGCCAGGACGTGTTCTGGCAGGTGTGTGTCGCAATCCGCAACACGCTCGCATTCGGCCTCACCGTCGCGCTCCTCAGCCGGGTCATCTCGCTCGCGATCGGCCTCCTCGCCGGCTACAAGGGCGGCTTCATCGATCGTGCACTGATGTCGATCAACGATACCTTCATCGTCATCCCGCTCTTTCCGATCCTGGTGCTGTTCTACTTCGTGCTGCGCGACAGCATGTCGTGGTTTCGGCTCGCCCTGATCATGTCGCTGCTCGGCTGGTCTTATGACGCCCGTCTCATCCGCTCGGTCGCGATGAGCCTCAAGACGCGCGAATTCACGTTGACGAGCGTCTTCTCCGGCATGACGACGCGCGAGATACTGATGCGCGAGCATCTGCCCTTCGTGCTGCCGATCGTGTTCTCAACCACGCTCAACAACATGAACTGGTCGATCGGCCTCGAAGTGACGCTCTCCGTGCTCGGCTTCACCGATATCAACACGCCGACCATCGGCGGCATGATCTATTGGGCGAACCAGCATACCGCGATGGTTGCCGGGGTCTGGTGGTGGATCGCCTTCCCGGTGGCGGTCGTGGTGATGGCCTTCATCGGGCTCTTCCTGCTGTCTGTCTCGATGAACGAGTTCATTGACCCGCGCAGCCGGCTCGCCCGCATGGGAAAGGCGATCGCATGA